One Halobaculum sp. CBA1158 DNA segment encodes these proteins:
- a CDS encoding GNAT family N-acetyltransferase: MSGSDAGGGDGADRGGDADGDAPVDHEFTVRQARPADVEHVVAFTQDTWGDRHGDYMPDVFSDWVETDGPRQHTLVVDVDGGDDVAGVLQCVLLSDTEAWAQGMRVNPDYRGRNLSPRLSRAALRWARDRGAVVCRNMVFSWNMAGLGQSRAVGFGPCTEFRWLQPAPDPDASPDLDVVADPDAAWAYWSRSDAREHLRGLAMDSGESWACSELTRGDLRDAVDRDGLFAVVDGGTRAMSALAYTYDRESDDGDDSEEETWGVYHAAAWDDTDALEALADAVARDAAERGIDNTRILIPEGVRWVSDAAATRTPVSDEPDFVTAADLTDESIY, encoded by the coding sequence ATGAGCGGGAGCGACGCGGGCGGCGGCGACGGCGCGGACCGCGGGGGCGACGCCGACGGCGACGCCCCCGTCGACCACGAGTTCACCGTCAGGCAGGCGCGCCCGGCCGACGTGGAGCACGTGGTCGCGTTCACGCAGGACACGTGGGGCGACCGCCACGGCGACTACATGCCCGACGTGTTCAGCGACTGGGTCGAGACAGACGGCCCCCGCCAGCACACCCTCGTCGTCGACGTGGACGGCGGCGACGACGTGGCGGGCGTGCTCCAGTGCGTCCTCCTCTCGGACACCGAGGCGTGGGCCCAAGGGATGCGCGTCAACCCCGACTACCGCGGTCGGAACCTCTCGCCGCGGCTCTCGCGGGCGGCGCTGCGCTGGGCGCGAGACCGCGGTGCGGTCGTCTGCCGGAACATGGTGTTCTCGTGGAACATGGCCGGGCTCGGCCAGTCGCGGGCGGTCGGCTTCGGCCCCTGCACGGAGTTCCGGTGGCTCCAGCCGGCACCCGATCCCGACGCGAGTCCCGACCTCGACGTGGTCGCGGACCCCGACGCCGCGTGGGCGTACTGGAGCCGCAGCGACGCCCGCGAGCACCTGCGCGGGCTGGCGATGGACTCCGGCGAGTCGTGGGCCTGTTCGGAGCTGACGCGCGGTGACCTCCGGGACGCGGTCGACCGCGACGGCCTGTTCGCGGTCGTCGACGGCGGCACCCGGGCGATGTCGGCGCTGGCGTACACGTACGACCGGGAGAGCGACGACGGCGACGACAGCGAGGAGGAAACCTGGGGCGTCTACCACGCCGCCGCCTGGGACGACACCGACGCGCTCGAGGCCCTCGCGGACGCGGTCGCGCGCGACGCCGCCGAGCGCGGGATCGACAACACCCGAATCTTGATCCCCGAAGGGGTGCGCTGGGTCTCCGACGCGGCCGCGACCCGGACGCCCGTCTCCGACGAGCCCGACTTCGTAACGGCGGCGGACCTGACGGACGAGTCGATCTACTGA
- a CDS encoding sodium:solute symporter family protein, with amino-acid sequence MAELAVSLGVVVGYLLVALAIGLVAYWLTAGTAEDYYLASRSVGTIVLLFTTFATLLSAFTFFGGPNLAFSAGPEWILVMGVMDGILFALLWYVIGYKQWLVGKANGYVTLGEMLGDRFDSTGLRGLVAGVSLLWLFPYVMLQQIGAGQAIVGLTGGAVPYWAGAALITVFMVAYVGLSGLRGVAWTDTLQGVFMLGVLWLAVAWIASAAGGVSALTAGMTQANPAFGSLGGGLYSPQWMIAQAVVIAFGVAAFPQVNQRFFMADRVETLKRSFALWPVLVLLLFVPAFLLGSWAVGLGIQVPDGSNVLPVLLNEYTPGWFAALVVAGAMAAMMSSSDSMLLSGSSYLTRDLYRPLVAPDASDEREAWIGRVGVAVFAASTFLASLAVGGGGGLDALVTLGDTAFGGYAQLTIPLILALYWGGTTEWGMVAGIASAEAVYLAHVFLPLPATYLTWDFALWCMLLSLVATVAVSAVTAAAPAERAEKFGVGAD; translated from the coding sequence GTGGCTGAGTTGGCCGTCTCGCTGGGGGTGGTCGTCGGCTACCTCCTCGTCGCGCTCGCGATCGGCCTCGTCGCGTACTGGCTCACCGCCGGGACCGCCGAGGACTACTATCTCGCGTCGCGCTCGGTCGGGACGATCGTCCTGCTGTTCACGACGTTCGCGACGCTGCTGTCGGCGTTCACCTTCTTCGGGGGGCCGAACCTCGCGTTCTCGGCGGGGCCCGAGTGGATCCTCGTGATGGGGGTGATGGACGGGATCCTCTTCGCCCTGCTGTGGTACGTCATCGGCTACAAGCAGTGGCTGGTCGGCAAGGCCAACGGGTACGTGACGCTCGGGGAGATGCTGGGCGACCGCTTCGACTCGACGGGGCTGCGTGGGCTGGTCGCCGGAGTGAGCCTCCTGTGGCTGTTCCCGTACGTGATGCTCCAACAGATCGGCGCGGGGCAGGCGATCGTCGGCCTCACCGGCGGCGCTGTGCCGTACTGGGCCGGCGCGGCGCTGATCACGGTGTTCATGGTCGCGTACGTCGGGCTCTCGGGGCTTCGCGGCGTCGCCTGGACCGACACGCTCCAGGGCGTGTTCATGCTCGGCGTCCTCTGGCTGGCGGTCGCGTGGATCGCCTCCGCCGCCGGCGGCGTCTCGGCGCTCACGGCGGGGATGACGCAGGCGAACCCGGCGTTCGGGTCGCTCGGGGGCGGACTGTACTCCCCGCAGTGGATGATCGCGCAGGCGGTCGTCATCGCCTTCGGCGTCGCCGCGTTCCCGCAGGTGAACCAGCGCTTCTTCATGGCCGACCGCGTCGAGACGCTCAAGCGCTCGTTCGCGCTGTGGCCGGTGCTCGTGCTCCTGTTGTTCGTCCCGGCGTTCCTGCTCGGGTCGTGGGCCGTGGGGCTCGGGATCCAGGTTCCCGACGGCAGCAACGTCCTGCCGGTGCTGTTGAACGAGTACACGCCCGGGTGGTTCGCGGCGCTGGTCGTCGCGGGCGCGATGGCGGCGATGATGTCCTCCTCGGACTCGATGCTGCTGTCGGGGTCGTCGTATCTCACCCGCGACCTGTACCGACCGCTCGTCGCCCCCGACGCCAGCGACGAGCGCGAGGCGTGGATCGGTCGAGTCGGCGTCGCCGTCTTCGCGGCCTCGACGTTCCTCGCGTCGCTGGCGGTCGGGGGCGGCGGCGGCCTCGACGCGCTCGTGACGCTTGGGGACACCGCTTTTGGCGGCTACGCCCAGTTGACGATCCCGCTGATCCTGGCGCTGTACTGGGGCGGGACGACCGAGTGGGGGATGGTCGCCGGGATCGCCAGCGCCGAGGCCGTCTACCTCGCGCACGTGTTCCTCCCGCTGCCGGCGACGTACCTCACCTGGGACTTCGCGCTGTGGTGCATGCTGCTGTCGCTGGTCGCGACGGTCGCGGTGTCGGCGGTGACGGCGGCCGCGCCGGCCGAGCGCGCCGAGAAGTTCGGGGTCGGCGCGGACTGA
- a CDS encoding ArsR family transcriptional regulator, with product MDSAVLLDLLGNENRRRILRLLSHKPCYVTEISEYLGVSPKAVIDHLRKLEDAGLIESHTDDRRRKYFHIARDVRLEVNVSRHGFGTKSAYPANPSLDIQGRCPHMRIDLDLDTGGRGDGEGDADRDGIGESEGDRGSIGDGDGDLVDSDGREGIGDLAAEFDRLQDLENELSLAQRWVHGRMADVLDRLNDRLGVDVDSRFHARVLAAVASTDGSRRAVVEEVGVDAEAVEDGLRRLADADLLAREGDRWRIAG from the coding sequence ATGGACTCCGCGGTACTGCTCGATCTCCTCGGCAACGAGAACCGCCGGCGCATCCTCCGGCTGCTCTCGCACAAGCCGTGTTACGTCACCGAGATCAGCGAGTACCTCGGCGTGTCGCCGAAGGCCGTCATCGACCACCTCCGGAAGCTGGAGGACGCGGGGCTCATCGAGAGCCACACCGACGACCGGCGACGCAAGTACTTCCACATCGCTCGCGACGTGCGCCTCGAGGTGAACGTCTCCCGCCACGGCTTCGGAACGAAGTCGGCGTACCCCGCCAACCCCAGCCTCGACATCCAGGGCCGGTGTCCGCACATGCGGATCGACCTCGACCTCGACACCGGCGGACGCGGTGACGGCGAGGGCGACGCCGACCGCGACGGGATCGGCGAGAGCGAGGGCGACCGTGGCAGTATCGGCGACGGCGACGGCGACCTCGTCGACTCCGACGGGCGGGAGGGGATCGGCGACCTCGCCGCCGAGTTCGACCGGCTCCAGGACCTCGAGAACGAACTCTCGCTGGCCCAGCGATGGGTTCACGGCCGGATGGCTGACGTGCTCGACCGACTGAACGACCGCCTCGGCGTCGATGTCGACTCCCGGTTCCACGCGAGGGTGCTCGCGGCGGTCGCCTCGACCGACGGCTCGCGCCGCGCCGTCGTCGAGGAGGTCGGGGTCGACGCCGAGGCTGTCGAGGACGGTCTCCGACGCCTCGCCGACGCCGACCTCCTCGCCCGCGAGGGCGACCGCTGGCGGATCGCGGGGTGA
- a CDS encoding SDR family oxidoreductase — MDETTAVVTGGTRGVGRAVAAAFADEGAHVVICSRDADAVEATAEECSADAPGTVTGLRADVRDEFDLERLMERADRAGDRDGIGVVVANAGVNHGAPGEMSLDEEPYSRFDDTLRTNVRGVFAAVREAVPYLARDARVLVPSGSIARDAKPGMGAYAVSKAGAEAVVRQAEADLDATAMTLDLGLVNTPLTGNQGGREPADVAPMFVWAATAADPEEHGGGVVGLREWKTATR, encoded by the coding sequence ATGGACGAGACAACGGCCGTCGTCACCGGCGGCACGCGCGGCGTCGGTCGCGCCGTCGCCGCGGCGTTCGCCGACGAGGGCGCACACGTCGTGATCTGCTCGCGAGACGCCGACGCCGTCGAGGCCACCGCCGAGGAGTGTTCGGCGGACGCCCCGGGGACGGTCACGGGACTGCGGGCGGACGTGCGCGACGAGTTCGACCTCGAACGGCTCATGGAGCGGGCCGACCGCGCGGGCGACCGCGACGGGATCGGCGTCGTCGTCGCCAACGCCGGGGTGAACCACGGCGCACCGGGCGAGATGTCGCTCGACGAGGAACCCTACAGCCGGTTCGACGACACGCTCCGGACGAACGTGCGCGGCGTGTTCGCGGCGGTCCGGGAGGCGGTCCCGTACCTCGCGCGCGACGCGCGGGTCCTGGTCCCCTCCGGGTCGATCGCCCGCGACGCGAAGCCCGGGATGGGGGCGTACGCCGTCTCCAAGGCCGGGGCGGAGGCGGTCGTTCGCCAGGCGGAGGCGGACCTCGACGCGACCGCGATGACGCTGGATCTGGGACTCGTGAACACCCCGCTCACGGGTAACCAGGGCGGCAGGGAGCCGGCGGACGTCGCCCCGATGTTCGTGTGGGCGGCGACGGCGGCCGACCCCGAGGAACACGGCGGCGGGGTCGTCGGACTCAGGGAGTGGAAGACCGCGACGCGGTAG
- a CDS encoding DUF106 domain-containing protein: MARIEKRTRELASEPEMREAIELVLERAEDGEIQWVDVREDLTSGQWGRLIERGLLEDGEAGFALADRGAIESGLESPDEDDLTGGSDVELPDSEETSWSIYDKGAAVVTLLFFVGYSYGPVRGIVGGAMDVVLGPLQDALPLYAVIMIIATLTGLYSTLLRANLMDMDRMAAYQERMKDIQERRKEAKERGDDDAMEAIQEEQMEAMGDQLGMFKEQFRPMVWIMVLTIPAFLWMYWKIGFRGATGQPGLDLQPIVLPIWGSVTWTDTVFIMPAWIIWYFLCSMAFTQIIQKGLNISMSPST; encoded by the coding sequence ATGGCACGAATCGAGAAGCGCACTCGCGAGCTCGCGTCCGAGCCCGAGATGCGCGAGGCGATCGAACTCGTCCTCGAGCGCGCGGAGGACGGCGAGATCCAGTGGGTCGACGTGCGCGAGGACCTCACCAGCGGGCAGTGGGGTCGCCTCATCGAGCGCGGCCTCCTCGAGGACGGCGAGGCGGGCTTCGCGCTCGCCGACCGCGGGGCGATCGAATCGGGGCTTGAGTCCCCGGACGAGGATGACCTGACCGGCGGGAGCGACGTGGAGCTCCCCGACTCCGAGGAGACTTCCTGGAGCATCTACGACAAGGGCGCGGCCGTCGTGACGCTGCTGTTCTTCGTCGGCTATTCGTACGGTCCCGTCCGCGGCATCGTGGGCGGTGCGATGGACGTGGTCCTGGGCCCGCTTCAGGACGCGCTCCCGCTGTACGCGGTCATCATGATCATCGCGACGCTCACGGGGCTGTACTCCACGCTGCTGCGCGCGAACCTGATGGACATGGACCGCATGGCGGCCTACCAGGAGCGGATGAAGGACATCCAGGAGCGCCGGAAGGAGGCAAAGGAGCGCGGCGACGACGACGCGATGGAGGCGATCCAAGAAGAGCAGATGGAGGCCATGGGCGACCAGCTCGGCATGTTCAAAGAGCAGTTCCGCCCGATGGTGTGGATCATGGTGCTCACCATCCCCGCGTTCCTGTGGATGTACTGGAAGATCGGGTTCCGCGGCGCGACCGGTCAGCCTGGTCTCGACCTCCAGCCCATCGTGTTGCCCATCTGGGGCAGCGTCACCTGGACGGACACGGTGTTCATCATGCCCGCGTGGATCATCTGGTACTTCCTGTGCTCGATGGCGTTCACCCAGATCATCCAGAAGGGGCTGAACATCTCGATGTCGCCGTCGACGTAA
- a CDS encoding DUF1405 domain-containing protein, with translation MVDRFCRSRTRELDRYWAYRDRDVDRVSDIDRDGTVDRDSIGPADADRTRFGPRPIKPRRVEAVVTVADEHETRNPVPAALAEFYLTTPFTLALLLLANALAFLVGVRYYVETMPAVATFAWPLYGDSPTAIALATLVLAALVPFAGYRLSAVPRSTLLSVLTTLAVVWLVKTGLWTFVALNVPFVRPELSNDLYVGFDADSLWAYWGILATHAAFLAEALLLARVGRTSGRTLAAAALLALANDLYDYGFLLGLPFANHPPVRYDPGWTLALGSLAATVVACAVAAAVLPWGDSASR, from the coding sequence ATGGTCGACCGGTTCTGCCGGTCCCGGACCCGCGAACTCGATCGGTACTGGGCCTACCGCGACCGCGACGTCGACCGCGTCAGCGACATCGACCGCGACGGCACCGTCGACCGCGACAGTATCGGCCCCGCCGACGCCGACCGCACCCGATTCGGACCACGCCCGATTAAGCCGCGCCGGGTCGAAGCCGTCGTCACCGTGGCCGACGAACACGAGACGCGCAATCCGGTCCCAGCGGCGCTGGCGGAGTTCTACCTCACCACGCCGTTCACGCTCGCGCTGCTGTTGCTCGCGAACGCGCTCGCGTTCCTCGTCGGCGTGCGCTACTACGTCGAGACGATGCCCGCGGTCGCGACGTTCGCCTGGCCGCTGTACGGCGACTCGCCGACCGCCATCGCGCTCGCGACGCTCGTGCTCGCGGCGCTCGTGCCCTTCGCCGGGTACCGGCTCTCGGCCGTGCCGCGCTCGACGCTGCTGTCGGTTTTAACGACGTTGGCGGTCGTCTGGCTCGTGAAAACGGGGCTGTGGACGTTCGTCGCGCTCAACGTCCCGTTCGTCCGCCCGGAGCTCTCGAACGACCTGTACGTCGGGTTCGACGCCGACTCGCTGTGGGCCTACTGGGGCATCCTCGCGACCCACGCCGCCTTCCTCGCGGAGGCGCTGTTGCTCGCGCGCGTCGGGCGGACCTCCGGCCGGACGCTGGCGGCCGCGGCCCTACTCGCGCTCGCGAACGACCTGTACGACTACGGCTTCCTCCTCGGACTGCCGTTCGCGAACCACCCGCCGGTGCGGTACGACCCCGGGTGGACGCTCGCGCTGGGGAGCCTCGCGGCCACGGTCGTCGCCTGCGCGGTCGCGGCCGCCGTCCTGCCGTGGGGCGACTCCGCGTCGCGTTGA
- a CDS encoding DUF1405 domain-containing protein: MSLLSDLASDDGLPDRPDLPWYVAPLPRALENVGLRIAAVVVAINLVGTAFGFWYYGFQPLPLSTPLIGLQLAGTPQSMWAFVPDSPVATLFIALALGLWLLGRPNEYVSVLAFFGCWKLGLWTPFVLLTFADGFTAVNPFPMYLFLLFSHLAMTVEGFLLYRISEFPVRAVAVAAAWYGLNDVVDYLIPIAGTPHHTLLPGQVALESGVGFTHPSPAHEIAAAGAVALTLSATFLALATRVKLLESGAVGDGDA; the protein is encoded by the coding sequence ATGAGCCTCCTCTCCGATCTCGCCTCGGACGACGGTCTCCCCGACCGCCCGGACCTCCCGTGGTACGTCGCGCCGCTCCCGCGGGCCCTGGAGAACGTCGGGCTCCGGATCGCCGCGGTCGTCGTCGCGATCAACCTCGTCGGCACGGCCTTCGGCTTCTGGTACTACGGCTTCCAACCGCTGCCCCTGTCGACGCCGCTGATCGGGCTTCAGTTGGCCGGCACGCCTCAGAGCATGTGGGCGTTCGTCCCCGACTCGCCGGTGGCGACGCTGTTCATCGCGCTCGCGTTGGGGCTGTGGCTGCTGGGTCGCCCGAACGAGTACGTGAGCGTGCTGGCGTTTTTCGGCTGCTGGAAGCTCGGGCTGTGGACGCCGTTCGTCCTCCTGACGTTCGCCGACGGCTTCACGGCCGTCAACCCCTTCCCGATGTACCTCTTCTTGTTGTTCTCGCATCTCGCGATGACCGTCGAGGGGTTCCTCCTCTACCGGATCTCCGAGTTCCCGGTCCGGGCGGTTGCCGTCGCCGCCGCGTGGTACGGCCTCAACGACGTGGTCGACTACCTCATCCCGATCGCCGGGACTCCGCATCACACGCTGTTGCCGGGGCAGGTGGCCCTCGAGTCCGGCGTCGGATTCACGCACCCGTCGCCGGCCCACGAGATCGCCGCCGCGGGCGCGGTCGCGCTCACGTTGTCGGCGACGTTTCTCGCGCTCGCGACGCGTGTGAAACTGCTCGAGTCCGGTGCGGTCGGCGACGGCGACGCGTGA
- a CDS encoding DUF6293 family protein, with amino-acid sequence MQTHVVPVGFDYDRLIAPLVRDQFDVDRVVLLEGAVGSEANVEYSLNLSKKLETDFQNLLGAETERIPVADVYDYDAAFEQAYDLINAELDAGREVWVNVSSMPRPVSFAFATAAHSVTLERQADRDRIHTYYTAPEKYLETELAEELRADRDLLRELLDAVDEGDGDSDGEGDAGSASGVVDATADGVEVDRVRERLSTATDLLAEFDERGTTIGAKEVDGSHIIELPVASFSNVKPFEEVILYKLGEDGEFESVSELAKALADELNEEYTDSFRSKVIYNVDRLGPGGKGYIEQESHGKSYRTRLSRIGELWVRAHADSEGE; translated from the coding sequence ATGCAGACGCACGTCGTTCCGGTGGGGTTCGACTACGACCGGCTGATCGCGCCGCTGGTGCGCGACCAGTTCGACGTGGACCGGGTCGTCCTGCTGGAGGGCGCGGTCGGTAGCGAGGCCAACGTCGAGTACTCGCTGAACCTCTCGAAGAAGCTGGAGACGGACTTTCAGAACCTGCTTGGCGCGGAGACCGAGCGCATCCCGGTGGCCGACGTGTACGACTACGACGCCGCCTTCGAGCAGGCGTACGACCTCATCAACGCCGAACTCGACGCCGGCCGAGAGGTGTGGGTGAACGTCTCGTCGATGCCGCGACCCGTCTCGTTCGCGTTCGCGACCGCCGCCCACTCGGTCACGCTGGAGCGGCAGGCCGACCGCGACCGCATCCACACCTACTACACCGCCCCCGAGAAGTACCTGGAGACGGAGTTGGCCGAGGAGCTTCGCGCCGACCGCGACCTCCTCCGTGAGTTGCTCGACGCCGTCGACGAGGGCGACGGCGATAGCGACGGCGAGGGCGATGCGGGGTCGGCCTCGGGGGTCGTCGACGCGACCGCCGACGGCGTCGAGGTCGACCGCGTCCGCGAGCGACTCTCGACGGCGACGGACCTGCTGGCGGAGTTCGACGAGCGCGGGACGACGATCGGTGCGAAGGAGGTCGACGGCAGTCACATCATCGAGCTTCCGGTCGCCTCCTTCTCGAACGTGAAGCCCTTCGAGGAGGTCATCCTCTACAAGCTCGGCGAGGACGGCGAGTTCGAGTCGGTCAGCGAACTGGCGAAGGCGCTGGCCGACGAGCTGAACGAGGAGTACACGGACTCGTTCCGCTCGAAGGTCATCTACAACGTCGACCGGCTCGGGCCGGGCGGGAAGGGGTACATCGAACAGGAGTCACACGGGAAGTCCTATCGGACGCGGCTCTCGCGCATCGGGGAGTTGTGGGTGCGCGCGCACGCGGACAGCGAGGGCGAGTGA
- the gatD gene encoding Glu-tRNA(Gln) amidotransferase subunit GatD gives MTPSPGDRVRVERAGVTDEGVLMPSSDADHLVLKLEGGYNVGVDRDAAAVEVLERDAHAVGDDEGGEDDAEDASAVDFDDDLPTVALISTGGTIASTVDYRTGAVTARFDAEDVLRAVPDLAGRANYRGRVVANILSENMNPEIWRDLAEAVREEIDAGADGVVVMHGTDTMQYSASALSFMLDTPVPVVFTGSQRSADRPSSDNVMNAVCAVEAATSDCAEVLVCMHGSPSDDYCALHRGTRVRKNHTSRRDAFETVGARPLGRVEYGVGDGDDVRVEFREGREYARRGEADLAIASALAEDVELVKFTPGMDPAALEYLDGKSGVVIEGTGLGHVHTDLIPRFEELVDDGTTVVMTSQCLEGRVCDRVYDTGRDLLDAGVVEAGDTLPGTAKVKLMWAIANAADPADAMGRDLAGELTAESTPWV, from the coding sequence ATGACCCCGAGCCCCGGAGACCGCGTCCGCGTCGAGCGCGCGGGCGTCACCGACGAGGGCGTGTTGATGCCGTCGAGCGACGCCGACCACCTCGTACTCAAACTCGAGGGCGGGTACAACGTCGGCGTCGACCGCGACGCCGCCGCCGTCGAAGTGCTCGAACGCGACGCGCACGCCGTCGGCGACGACGAGGGCGGCGAGGACGACGCCGAGGACGCCTCCGCCGTCGACTTCGACGACGACCTGCCGACGGTCGCGCTCATCTCCACCGGCGGCACCATCGCCTCCACCGTCGACTACCGCACCGGCGCGGTCACGGCCCGCTTCGACGCCGAGGACGTGCTGCGCGCCGTCCCGGACCTCGCGGGCCGGGCCAACTACCGCGGCCGCGTCGTCGCCAACATCCTCTCGGAGAACATGAACCCCGAGATCTGGCGCGACCTCGCGGAGGCGGTCCGCGAGGAGATCGACGCGGGTGCCGACGGCGTCGTCGTCATGCACGGCACCGACACGATGCAGTACTCGGCGTCGGCCCTCTCGTTCATGCTCGATACGCCGGTCCCGGTCGTGTTCACCGGCTCCCAGCGGTCGGCCGACCGCCCCTCCTCTGACAACGTGATGAACGCCGTCTGCGCCGTCGAGGCGGCGACGTCCGACTGCGCGGAGGTGCTGGTCTGCATGCACGGGTCGCCCTCGGACGACTACTGCGCGCTCCACCGCGGAACCAGGGTGCGAAAGAACCACACCTCCCGGCGCGACGCCTTCGAGACGGTCGGCGCGAGGCCGCTGGGTCGCGTCGAGTACGGCGTCGGCGACGGCGACGACGTGCGCGTCGAGTTCCGCGAGGGCAGGGAGTACGCCCGCCGTGGCGAGGCCGACCTCGCCATCGCGTCCGCCCTCGCGGAGGACGTGGAACTGGTGAAGTTCACGCCCGGGATGGACCCCGCGGCGCTCGAGTACCTCGACGGGAAGTCGGGCGTCGTGATCGAGGGGACCGGCCTCGGGCACGTCCACACCGACCTCATCCCGCGGTTCGAGGAACTCGTCGACGACGGGACGACCGTCGTGATGACGAGTCAATGCCTCGAGGGGCGCGTCTGCGACCGCGTGTACGACACCGGCCGCGACCTGCTCGACGCGGGCGTCGTCGAGGCCGGAGACACGCTCCCCGGAACGGCGAAGGTGAAGCTGATGTGGGCGATCGCGAACGCCGCCGACCCCGCCGACGCGATGGGGCGCGACCTGGCGGGCGAGCTGACCGCGGAGTCGACGCCGTGGGTATGA
- a CDS encoding adenylate kinase encodes MTAHRILLLGPPGAGKGTQAKRLSDEYDLDHITTGDALRQNKDMETEYGTPGEFMDAGELVPDPVVNEIVVAALEDADGFVLDGYPRNLEQAEFLSDETDLDHAVFFDVPEDVLIERLTGRRVCDECGANYHVKFDQPEEESVCDECGGELIQREDDTEETARERLRVYRENTEPVVEHYREAGDLSEVSGEGTPDEVFEHVRDVIEN; translated from the coding sequence ATGACCGCTCACCGAATTCTGCTGCTCGGTCCGCCGGGAGCCGGAAAGGGAACGCAGGCGAAGCGACTCAGCGACGAGTACGACCTCGACCACATCACGACGGGCGACGCGCTCCGACAGAACAAGGACATGGAGACGGAGTACGGCACGCCCGGCGAGTTCATGGACGCCGGCGAACTCGTGCCGGACCCGGTGGTCAACGAGATCGTCGTCGCCGCCCTAGAGGACGCCGACGGCTTCGTGCTCGACGGTTACCCGCGCAACCTCGAGCAGGCGGAGTTCCTGAGCGACGAGACCGACCTGGATCACGCCGTCTTCTTCGACGTGCCCGAGGACGTGCTGATCGAGCGGCTCACCGGTCGGCGCGTCTGCGACGAGTGCGGCGCGAACTACCACGTGAAGTTCGACCAGCCCGAGGAGGAGAGCGTGTGCGACGAGTGCGGCGGCGAGCTGATCCAGCGCGAGGACGACACCGAGGAGACGGCCCGCGAGCGACTGCGCGTCTACCGCGAGAACACCGAGCCCGTCGTCGAGCACTACCGCGAGGCGGGCGACCTCTCGGAGGTCTCCGGCGAGGGGACCCCCGACGAGGTGTTCGAACACGTCCGCGACGTGATCGAGAACTGA